Part of the bacterium genome, CCTGCTTCATTCAGATCCGATAGACCGCGTGTGATTTTGGGTATAGCAACCCGATTTATCTCACCGAGAAGAGCCAACGTGATATGAATATTGGTCGGATTTACCCACGCGATGCGTGCGTCGTTAAATAAGGGTCTTAAACGCCTCTGTTGTTCTGAAAAAAAGGAAAAGGCTTCGTTAGGAAAATCGAGCGCAATGAATGCGCGGATAGTTTCATTTTTCAACGATGCTGTAATTGAGTTGTTCTTTACTTTTGATCGTATCACCGGCTTTTTTAGCGTCTTCGCGCGTAGCGTACGCGCCGACCCATACCAGAATCAAATTTTTCCCGTTAACTGTTTTCTCTGAAAATTCAATCGGAGTGTATCCTTTTGCTGTCAGTTTTTGTTTTAACTCTTGCGCGTTTTTTTGATCGGAAAAAGCGCCAACCTGCAATCGGAATTTTTTCCCGGCGTTTATTTCCGTAGGGCGCACTGTATCGCTCGGGGCCGTCATGATGGCTTGTGTTGCTTCGTCGGATTTGGCCGCCGGAAAAAGTGTTTCTGCCGACTTAATGCATGATGAACCGGGATAATCCGTTCGTAGTTTAATCAAATTATCCTGCGCCAACGCATAACGGCCGGCCGCCGCGTCGTATTGGATCATACGATGATATGCTTCCGGTGCGAAAATATTTTTCGGATAGTCGCGAACAAAACGGAGATAAACCGCATACGCGGCAGCGCCATCGGTTTCATATGTGTTTTTGAGAAAAATCGCCTCGGGTGCTTTGGGAAATTTTTTTTCCATTTCCGCAATGAGCGTTTTAAGCGAATCAGTTTGTTCGCGCTCCCATAAGCCGATATACTTTTTTAGCCCCGGATCGCTCATGGTTTGGCCCGACACCGGGATAACATGCAGTAACAAAAATATGATAATCCAATTATGCACTTGGTGTACTCCGCTTAGCTTTTATAAGATAGATGGAAATACCAATGATAAGTGTCAAAATCAAAAGAAAAATAGATACCACTCCGGCCGGATTTTGATCTATGTGGCCTGACAAAGCCGATTGTACCACGATATATGTTAACCACCACATAAGAAAGAGCGCATTAAGTTTTATCAATGCCAAACTCATGCGCGTAATTCTAACGTTGCGGTGAATCAACATCGGTAAAGTGTCGCCGGGT contains:
- a CDS encoding SPOR domain-containing protein, which encodes MHNWIIIFLLLHVIPVSGQTMSDPGLKKYIGLWEREQTDSLKTLIAEMEKKFPKAPEAIFLKNTYETDGAAAYAVYLRFVRDYPKNIFAPEAYHRMIQYDAAAGRYALAQDNLIKLRTDYPGSSCIKSAETLFPAAKSDEATQAIMTAPSDTVRPTEINAGKKFRLQVGAFSDQKNAQELKQKLTAKGYTPIEFSEKTVNGKNLILVWVGAYATREDAKKAGDTIKSKEQLNYSIVEK